In a genomic window of Salegentibacter salegens:
- a CDS encoding DUF4294 domain-containing protein — protein sequence MLRTLFIILFFSFSGLFAQDSVPVQDTMQKQYMIIAGDTVPRESIDLNEVVILKKLHFNSLAERKQYLILRRKTRKVYPYAKLASERLIALNARLEEIDSRSAQRKYTKIVQDYIEDEFSTELKKLTHTEGQILVKLVHRQTGTTAFNLIKNLKSGWRAFWYNTTASLFEISLKEEFDPRNNHEDFLIEDILQRSFVNDILEPQATALDFEYVELTDKWSKRPGRLN from the coding sequence ATGCTTAGAACGCTTTTTATAATATTATTCTTTAGTTTTTCAGGACTTTTTGCCCAGGATAGTGTTCCTGTACAAGATACTATGCAAAAACAATATATGATTATTGCCGGTGATACAGTGCCGCGAGAGAGTATAGATCTTAATGAAGTAGTGATTTTAAAGAAACTTCATTTTAATAGTCTCGCTGAAAGAAAGCAATACCTTATATTAAGGAGGAAAACCAGAAAAGTATATCCATATGCTAAATTAGCTTCGGAAAGATTAATAGCGCTTAATGCCAGGTTGGAAGAAATAGATTCCAGGTCAGCTCAAAGAAAATATACAAAGATCGTTCAGGATTATATAGAAGATGAATTTTCTACCGAATTAAAAAAGCTTACCCATACTGAAGGACAGATTTTAGTGAAGTTAGTACACCGACAAACCGGAACCACTGCTTTTAATCTTATTAAAAACTTGAAAAGTGGTTGGAGGGCCTTTTGGTATAATACAACTGCCAGTTTATTTGAAATTTCTTTAAAGGAAGAATTTGATCCTAGAAATAATCACGAAGATTTTTTGATTGAAGATATTCTCCAGCGTTCTTTTGTGAATGATATATTAGAACCACAAGCCACAGCACTGGATTTTGAATATGTAGAGCTCACCGATAAATGGAGTAAAAGGCCAGGTCGTTTAAATTAA